In Odocoileus virginianus isolate 20LAN1187 ecotype Illinois unplaced genomic scaffold, Ovbor_1.2 Unplaced_Contig_11, whole genome shotgun sequence, one DNA window encodes the following:
- the LOC110134642 gene encoding natural killer cells antigen CD94-like isoform X6 — protein sequence MAALTKQSVQPGPSADLQEEYNLHEEKESGLGCSGSGCYSCQEKWIGYQCNCYFVSDELKTWKDSRDFCVSHNSSLLQIQTRNELNFMKFSTSFYWIELSYGEEHDAWLWENKSTLSQDLFPFPKSVNPKNCMMYGPGGKILDGHCGKMFRYICKQQLI from the exons ATGGCAG CACTTACTAAACAAAGTGTTCAGCCTGGACCCTCCGCAGATCTTCAGGAAG AATATAATCTCCATGAAGAAAAAGAGTCAGGTCTGGGTTGTTCAG gATCTGGCTGCTATTCTTGCCAAGAAAAGTGGATTGGCTACCAATGCAACTGTTATTTTGTTTCTGATGAATTAAAAACATGGAAAGACAGTAGGGATTTTTGTGTTTCTCATAATTCCAGTCTACTTCAGATACAAACCAGAAATGAACTG AATTTTATGAAGTTCAGTACCAGTTTTTACTGGATTGAGCTTTCTTACGGTGAAGAACATGATGCCTGGTTGTGGGAGAACAAATCTACTCTCTCCCAAGATCT ATTTCCTTTCCCTAAATCTGTAAATCCAAAGAACTGCATGATGTATGGACCAGGAGGAAAGATTTTGGATGGACACTGTGGAAAGATGTTTCGTTATATCTGTAAACAACAGCTTATTTAG
- the LOC110134642 gene encoding natural killer cells antigen CD94-like isoform X2 — translation MAVFQTTTWRLISGVLGIICLLLMAALGVLLNNSLTKQSVQPGPSADLQEEYNLHEEKESGLGCSGSGCYSCQEKWIGYQCNCYFVSDELKTWKDSRDFCVSHNSSLLQIQTRNELNFMKFSTSFYWIELSYGEEHDAWLWENKSTLSQDLFPFPKSVNPKNCMMYGPGGKILDGHCGKMFRYICKQQLI, via the exons ATGGCAG tttttcaGACCACTACATGGAGGTTGATCTCTGGGGTCTTAGGAATAATATGCCTTTTGTTGATGGCTGCTTTGGGAGTTCTGTTAAACAATT CACTTACTAAACAAAGTGTTCAGCCTGGACCCTCCGCAGATCTTCAGGAAG AATATAATCTCCATGAAGAAAAAGAGTCAGGTCTGGGTTGTTCAG gATCTGGCTGCTATTCTTGCCAAGAAAAGTGGATTGGCTACCAATGCAACTGTTATTTTGTTTCTGATGAATTAAAAACATGGAAAGACAGTAGGGATTTTTGTGTTTCTCATAATTCCAGTCTACTTCAGATACAAACCAGAAATGAACTG AATTTTATGAAGTTCAGTACCAGTTTTTACTGGATTGAGCTTTCTTACGGTGAAGAACATGATGCCTGGTTGTGGGAGAACAAATCTACTCTCTCCCAAGATCT ATTTCCTTTCCCTAAATCTGTAAATCCAAAGAACTGCATGATGTATGGACCAGGAGGAAAGATTTTGGATGGACACTGTGGAAAGATGTTTCGTTATATCTGTAAACAACAGCTTATTTAG
- the LOC110134642 gene encoding natural killer cells antigen CD94-like isoform X1, giving the protein MLKFFQTTTWRLISGVLGIICLLLMAALGVLLNNSLTKQSVQPGPSADLQEEYNLHEEKESGLGCSGSGCYSCQEKWIGYQCNCYFVSDELKTWKDSRDFCVSHNSSLLQIQTRNELNFMKFSTSFYWIELSYGEEHDAWLWENKSTLSQDLFPFPKSVNPKNCMMYGPGGKILDGHCGKMFRYICKQQLI; this is encoded by the exons ATGTTGAAAT tttttcaGACCACTACATGGAGGTTGATCTCTGGGGTCTTAGGAATAATATGCCTTTTGTTGATGGCTGCTTTGGGAGTTCTGTTAAACAATT CACTTACTAAACAAAGTGTTCAGCCTGGACCCTCCGCAGATCTTCAGGAAG AATATAATCTCCATGAAGAAAAAGAGTCAGGTCTGGGTTGTTCAG gATCTGGCTGCTATTCTTGCCAAGAAAAGTGGATTGGCTACCAATGCAACTGTTATTTTGTTTCTGATGAATTAAAAACATGGAAAGACAGTAGGGATTTTTGTGTTTCTCATAATTCCAGTCTACTTCAGATACAAACCAGAAATGAACTG AATTTTATGAAGTTCAGTACCAGTTTTTACTGGATTGAGCTTTCTTACGGTGAAGAACATGATGCCTGGTTGTGGGAGAACAAATCTACTCTCTCCCAAGATCT ATTTCCTTTCCCTAAATCTGTAAATCCAAAGAACTGCATGATGTATGGACCAGGAGGAAAGATTTTGGATGGACACTGTGGAAAGATGTTTCGTTATATCTGTAAACAACAGCTTATTTAG
- the LOC110134642 gene encoding natural killer cells antigen CD94-like isoform X5, producing MLKSLTKQSVQPGPSADLQEEYNLHEEKESGLGCSGSGCYSCQEKWIGYQCNCYFVSDELKTWKDSRDFCVSHNSSLLQIQTRNELNFMKFSTSFYWIELSYGEEHDAWLWENKSTLSQDLFPFPKSVNPKNCMMYGPGGKILDGHCGKMFRYICKQQLI from the exons ATGTTGAAAT CACTTACTAAACAAAGTGTTCAGCCTGGACCCTCCGCAGATCTTCAGGAAG AATATAATCTCCATGAAGAAAAAGAGTCAGGTCTGGGTTGTTCAG gATCTGGCTGCTATTCTTGCCAAGAAAAGTGGATTGGCTACCAATGCAACTGTTATTTTGTTTCTGATGAATTAAAAACATGGAAAGACAGTAGGGATTTTTGTGTTTCTCATAATTCCAGTCTACTTCAGATACAAACCAGAAATGAACTG AATTTTATGAAGTTCAGTACCAGTTTTTACTGGATTGAGCTTTCTTACGGTGAAGAACATGATGCCTGGTTGTGGGAGAACAAATCTACTCTCTCCCAAGATCT ATTTCCTTTCCCTAAATCTGTAAATCCAAAGAACTGCATGATGTATGGACCAGGAGGAAAGATTTTGGATGGACACTGTGGAAAGATGTTTCGTTATATCTGTAAACAACAGCTTATTTAG
- the LOC110134642 gene encoding natural killer cells antigen CD94-like isoform X3: protein MLKFFQTTTWRLISGVLGIICLLLMAALGVLLNNSLTKQSVQPGPSADLQEGSGCYSCQEKWIGYQCNCYFVSDELKTWKDSRDFCVSHNSSLLQIQTRNELNFMKFSTSFYWIELSYGEEHDAWLWENKSTLSQDLFPFPKSVNPKNCMMYGPGGKILDGHCGKMFRYICKQQLI from the exons ATGTTGAAAT tttttcaGACCACTACATGGAGGTTGATCTCTGGGGTCTTAGGAATAATATGCCTTTTGTTGATGGCTGCTTTGGGAGTTCTGTTAAACAATT CACTTACTAAACAAAGTGTTCAGCCTGGACCCTCCGCAGATCTTCAGGAAG gATCTGGCTGCTATTCTTGCCAAGAAAAGTGGATTGGCTACCAATGCAACTGTTATTTTGTTTCTGATGAATTAAAAACATGGAAAGACAGTAGGGATTTTTGTGTTTCTCATAATTCCAGTCTACTTCAGATACAAACCAGAAATGAACTG AATTTTATGAAGTTCAGTACCAGTTTTTACTGGATTGAGCTTTCTTACGGTGAAGAACATGATGCCTGGTTGTGGGAGAACAAATCTACTCTCTCCCAAGATCT ATTTCCTTTCCCTAAATCTGTAAATCCAAAGAACTGCATGATGTATGGACCAGGAGGAAAGATTTTGGATGGACACTGTGGAAAGATGTTTCGTTATATCTGTAAACAACAGCTTATTTAG
- the LOC110134642 gene encoding natural killer cells antigen CD94-like isoform X4 — MAALGVLLNNSLTKQSVQPGPSADLQEEYNLHEEKESGLGCSGSGCYSCQEKWIGYQCNCYFVSDELKTWKDSRDFCVSHNSSLLQIQTRNELNFMKFSTSFYWIELSYGEEHDAWLWENKSTLSQDLFPFPKSVNPKNCMMYGPGGKILDGHCGKMFRYICKQQLI, encoded by the exons ATGGCTGCTTTGGGAGTTCTGTTAAACAATT CACTTACTAAACAAAGTGTTCAGCCTGGACCCTCCGCAGATCTTCAGGAAG AATATAATCTCCATGAAGAAAAAGAGTCAGGTCTGGGTTGTTCAG gATCTGGCTGCTATTCTTGCCAAGAAAAGTGGATTGGCTACCAATGCAACTGTTATTTTGTTTCTGATGAATTAAAAACATGGAAAGACAGTAGGGATTTTTGTGTTTCTCATAATTCCAGTCTACTTCAGATACAAACCAGAAATGAACTG AATTTTATGAAGTTCAGTACCAGTTTTTACTGGATTGAGCTTTCTTACGGTGAAGAACATGATGCCTGGTTGTGGGAGAACAAATCTACTCTCTCCCAAGATCT ATTTCCTTTCCCTAAATCTGTAAATCCAAAGAACTGCATGATGTATGGACCAGGAGGAAAGATTTTGGATGGACACTGTGGAAAGATGTTTCGTTATATCTGTAAACAACAGCTTATTTAG